One genomic segment of Amycolatopsis sp. Hca4 includes these proteins:
- a CDS encoding serine hydrolase yields MDLRETLHRHVEDGTLPGAVAIVDRGGTREVVAVGSVDVEGSRPMAEDTLFRFASITKPITAAAALVLVDDGTLALDDPIGRWLPELAEPKVVRTPVSALDDVVPAKRPITVSDVLTSQAGWGFASDFSLPAVQALAGVQRDGREVQSFPEPDVWLAQLAEVPLTYQPGESWLYDTCSTLQGLLVARASGQSFPEFLAERVFAPLGMTDTGFVAEPGRFTAFYKKTPDGLVLADPPDGQWAAMPALPLGNGGLAGTAGDWAAFGRMLLAGGAGVLTPEAVRLMTTDHTTAAQREIGVLFLEGQGWGMGGSVDIAVTEPWHVPGRYGWVGGTGTTAHVVPATGTVAVLLTQVGEDSPVTPGWMRDFWRAAAA; encoded by the coding sequence ATGGACCTGCGCGAGACCCTGCACCGCCACGTCGAGGACGGCACGCTGCCCGGCGCGGTGGCGATCGTGGACCGGGGCGGCACGCGGGAGGTCGTGGCCGTCGGCTCGGTCGACGTCGAGGGCAGCCGCCCGATGGCCGAGGACACGCTGTTCCGCTTCGCGTCCATCACCAAGCCGATCACCGCGGCCGCGGCCCTCGTGCTGGTGGACGACGGCACCCTCGCCCTCGACGACCCGATCGGCCGCTGGCTGCCCGAGCTGGCCGAGCCGAAGGTGGTGCGCACCCCGGTGAGCGCGCTCGACGACGTCGTCCCGGCGAAGCGCCCGATCACGGTGTCCGACGTGCTCACCAGCCAGGCCGGCTGGGGCTTCGCGTCGGACTTCTCGCTGCCGGCCGTGCAGGCGCTGGCCGGGGTGCAGCGCGACGGCCGGGAAGTGCAGAGCTTCCCCGAACCGGACGTCTGGCTCGCACAGCTCGCGGAGGTGCCGCTGACCTACCAGCCCGGCGAATCCTGGCTCTACGACACCTGTTCGACCCTCCAGGGACTGCTCGTCGCACGCGCGTCCGGACAGTCTTTCCCGGAGTTCCTCGCCGAACGGGTCTTCGCACCGCTGGGCATGACCGACACCGGGTTCGTCGCCGAGCCCGGCCGATTCACCGCCTTCTACAAGAAGACTCCGGACGGGCTGGTGCTCGCCGACCCGCCGGACGGCCAGTGGGCCGCGATGCCCGCGTTGCCGCTCGGCAACGGCGGTCTCGCCGGGACGGCGGGGGACTGGGCCGCGTTCGGCCGGATGCTGCTGGCCGGCGGCGCCGGTGTGCTCACGCCGGAGGCCGTCCGGCTGATGACGACCGACCACACGACCGCGGCGCAGCGCGAGATCGGCGTGCTGTTCCTCGAAGGCCAGGGCTGGGGGATGGGCGGCTCGGTGGACATCGCCGTCACCGAGCCGTGGCACGTCCCCGGCCGGTACGGGTGGGTCGGCGGCACCGGCACCACCGCGCACGTCGTGCCCGCCACCGGCACCGTGGCAGTCCTGCTCACCCAGGTCGGCGAGGACTCCCCCGTGACGCCCGGCTGGATGCGCGACTTCTGGCGGGCGGCGGCCGCGTAG
- a CDS encoding Lrp/AsnC family transcriptional regulator, translating into MPVSPGAPPEPARPGLSASDLALVEALQRDPRAPWTRIAAAVGTDATTAARRWERLQAAGLAWLTAYSTPPTTTVGYVDLACRPDALSALTRELCGWPPVFSVERTTSRFALFLGVAARDLDALDALVTGRIGALPGVREVRFAVATRVYREGSGWLVDALAPEQRAVLDDTAVQARLVVPQQWDDRDLRALVESLGEDGRRSYAVLARDCGMSESAVRRTLARMLRNHELDFRCDLAHVPAGWPVIAGYRLDVDATGLDRAGAAIAQLPETRLAAAVVGEGNLVVSAWLRVPSDCTAYETRLAEAAPGARVLDRAITLRMPKRMGRLLSPHGLGGRHQAIIPAR; encoded by the coding sequence ATGCCCGTTTCACCCGGTGCGCCGCCGGAACCGGCGCGCCCCGGGTTGAGCGCGTCCGACCTCGCGCTGGTGGAAGCCCTGCAGCGCGACCCGCGGGCGCCCTGGACGCGCATCGCCGCGGCGGTCGGCACCGACGCGACGACGGCGGCCCGCCGCTGGGAACGGCTGCAGGCCGCCGGGCTGGCCTGGCTCACCGCCTACTCGACGCCGCCCACGACCACCGTCGGCTACGTCGACCTCGCCTGCCGCCCGGACGCGTTGAGCGCACTGACCCGCGAGCTGTGCGGCTGGCCGCCGGTGTTCAGCGTCGAGCGCACCACCAGCCGGTTCGCGTTGTTCCTCGGCGTGGCCGCCCGCGACCTCGACGCGCTGGACGCACTGGTCACCGGCCGCATCGGCGCGCTGCCCGGGGTGCGGGAGGTCCGGTTCGCCGTCGCCACCCGCGTCTACCGGGAGGGCAGCGGCTGGCTGGTGGACGCGCTGGCCCCGGAGCAGCGGGCGGTGCTGGACGACACCGCGGTGCAGGCCCGGCTGGTCGTGCCGCAGCAGTGGGACGACCGGGACCTGCGCGCGCTGGTGGAGTCCCTCGGCGAGGACGGGCGGCGCAGCTACGCCGTGCTGGCCCGCGACTGCGGGATGAGCGAGTCGGCGGTGCGCCGCACGCTGGCCCGGATGCTGCGCAACCACGAGCTCGACTTCCGCTGCGACCTCGCGCACGTCCCGGCAGGCTGGCCGGTGATCGCCGGGTACCGCCTCGACGTCGACGCCACCGGGCTCGACCGCGCCGGGGCGGCGATCGCCCAGCTGCCGGAGACCCGCCTCGCGGCCGCGGTGGTGGGGGAGGGCAACCTCGTCGTCTCGGCGTGGCTGCGGGTGCCCTCCGACTGCACGGCCTACGAGACGCGGCTGGCCGAAGCCGCGCCCGGCGCGCGGGTCCTCGACCGCGCGATCACGCTGCGGATGCCCAAGCGGATGGGCCGCCTGCTCAGCCCGCACGGCCTCGGCGGCAGGCACCAGGCGATCATCCCGGCCCGCTGA
- a CDS encoding papain-like cysteine protease family protein, whose amino-acid sequence MKTTSRVLSGLAALSVAVVALQAPAAAAAARTDLGITMQAQQKDQWCWDASGNTIADYWGYSLTQTRFCQIAHNESGSDCANNQGYLSDQQRVFRYLGFTNVGTYNSGGQTLSFSSVKSQIDAGKPVGTRIGWRSGGGHMHVLYGYDNSGGATRVEYGDPWPNNSRYNSMNYDTYRSNSQFQWTHTLYGIEG is encoded by the coding sequence GTGAAAACCACCTCACGAGTCCTCAGTGGACTCGCCGCGCTCTCGGTCGCGGTCGTCGCGCTGCAGGCCCCGGCCGCCGCGGCCGCGGCGCGGACCGATCTCGGGATCACCATGCAGGCCCAGCAGAAGGACCAGTGGTGCTGGGACGCCAGCGGCAACACGATCGCCGACTACTGGGGCTACTCCCTGACCCAGACCCGGTTCTGCCAGATCGCGCACAACGAATCCGGCAGCGACTGCGCCAACAACCAGGGCTACCTGTCCGACCAGCAGCGCGTGTTCCGCTACCTCGGCTTCACGAACGTCGGCACCTACAATTCCGGCGGCCAGACCCTTTCCTTCAGCAGCGTCAAAAGCCAGATCGACGCCGGGAAGCCGGTCGGCACCCGCATCGGCTGGCGTTCCGGCGGCGGGCACATGCACGTGCTCTACGGCTACGACAATTCCGGCGGTGCCACCCGCGTCGAATACGGCGACCCGTGGCCGAACAACAGCCGCTACAACTCGATGAACTACGACACCTACCGCTCGAACAGCCAGTTCCAGTGGACCCACACGCTGTACGGGATCGAGGGATGA
- a CDS encoding DUF6801 domain-containing protein, whose product MKTRRRGMGVAALLAGALAIVSAGPAAAAEKQLTYRGGFPLIGDQQVAVVVTADIPATATAGSTVSVPFSLDVDAGQAAGDGLRLVGATQLSGTIKSQVDVAIGGQSVAIPVELPIPETPVPAEGTLKFTARGQVDFTVPAGTPAGEATSSVNAAASTHVVTDSALGEFDVALTLDPPDQDATLGTTTVS is encoded by the coding sequence ATGAAGACCCGACGTCGTGGAATGGGTGTTGCCGCGCTGCTGGCCGGCGCGCTCGCCATTGTTTCCGCCGGACCGGCCGCGGCGGCCGAAAAGCAGCTCACCTACCGGGGCGGGTTCCCGCTCATCGGCGACCAGCAGGTCGCCGTGGTGGTCACCGCCGACATCCCGGCCACCGCCACCGCGGGCAGCACGGTCTCGGTGCCCTTCAGCCTCGACGTCGACGCCGGCCAGGCCGCCGGCGACGGCCTCCGCCTGGTCGGCGCCACCCAGCTCTCCGGCACCATCAAGTCCCAGGTCGACGTCGCGATCGGCGGCCAGTCCGTGGCCATCCCGGTCGAGCTGCCGATCCCGGAGACGCCGGTGCCCGCCGAAGGCACCCTCAAGTTCACCGCGCGCGGCCAGGTCGACTTCACCGTCCCGGCCGGCACCCCGGCCGGCGAGGCGACCAGCAGCGTCAACGCCGCCGCGAGCACGCACGTCGTCACCGACAGCGCCCTCGGCGAGTTCGACGTCGCCCTGACGCTCGACCCGCCGGACCAGGACGCCACCCTGGGCACGACGACGGTTTCCTGA
- a CDS encoding tetratricopeptide repeat protein: MLRRGLGQVRLYHDEYAEASADMRRSAELFAALGDVRGEALAVAGLGTVARLGDRPLEALGCYRRALAGLERADDLTGVAQLRNSIGSTYAVLGSFGEAETWLSRARELAREIEDPHREAKVLTELGTLHRDTGRLPESLTCLRSALGILEELDDERCSAYALLGIGQTLLEAGEPVQARGVCDRALRVFRETGNHQGETTGLALLEQAQRRRTPAPATHP, encoded by the coding sequence GTGCTCCGCCGAGGTCTCGGCCAGGTCCGCCTGTACCACGACGAATACGCGGAGGCGTCCGCCGACATGCGGCGTTCGGCGGAGCTGTTCGCCGCGCTGGGTGACGTCCGCGGCGAGGCGCTGGCGGTGGCGGGCCTCGGCACGGTGGCCCGCCTCGGCGACCGTCCGCTGGAGGCACTGGGGTGTTATCGCCGGGCCCTCGCGGGCCTGGAGCGGGCGGACGACCTGACCGGCGTCGCCCAGCTGCGCAACTCGATCGGCTCGACGTACGCGGTGCTGGGGTCGTTCGGGGAGGCGGAAACGTGGCTGAGCCGGGCGCGCGAGCTGGCCAGGGAGATCGAGGACCCGCACCGGGAGGCGAAGGTCCTGACGGAGCTGGGCACGCTTCACCGCGACACGGGCCGGCTGCCGGAGTCGTTGACGTGCTTGAGATCGGCGTTGGGCATCCTGGAGGAGCTCGACGACGAGAGGTGCAGCGCGTACGCGTTGCTGGGCATCGGCCAGACGCTGCTGGAGGCGGGCGAGCCGGTCCAGGCGCGCGGGGTGTGCGACCGCGCGTTGAGGGTGTTCCGCGAGACGGGCAACCACCAGGGCGAGACGACGGGGCTGGCATTGCTGGAGCAGGCTCAACGCCGCCGAACCCCCGCACCGGCAACCCACCCCTGA
- a CDS encoding BTAD domain-containing putative transcriptional regulator, with the protein MGSEVRFHLLGPLTVTVGGRALALGGAKQRALLAHLLLNANRTVSPGQLVDTLWPREPPTSATANLQTYVWRLRRLLPGTAVLRTHDPGYSLAVDPADVDAHRFARLVADAARAAEGGAPETALALLAEAEALWRGDPLEDLPTAPAWDAELGRLVENRLAAVEERLALQVRLGRHDPAIAELTVLLAEHPYRERLWQQYLLALTGAGRRAEALQAYATARERLVTELGVEPGPELRALQAAILTGEPLPGPASPAPVRQLPADLPDFTGREEYVRDLSAALGAGPAPVVLTGAPGTGKSALAMHVAHGLAPRFPDGQLYVDLAGTGAPRDPAEVLADFLHALGVTGNTVPSGLGQRAAVFRSRLAGRRVLLVLDDAATAAQVRPLLPADAGCAVLVTTRGRLPELAGAKHVELPVFGEREATRLLAELAGPERVAGEPAEAAAIVRCCGYLPLAIRIAGARLAGRQAWSLRTLHDRLADESSRLSELRVGDLGVRPSFELSLRQLPPAARTAFGRSAVLGAQDFPSWVVDALLDRAGTHDVLDVLVDANLVSLTGRDASGQPRYRLHDLLRCYASELLAEEPVPDAPLTRVLSVLLALAKTAAAGLPPAFGAMTGPPVPSGAVPHGLVTDPLGWFTAERKLLAAAVQLAADAAWRSCPGS; encoded by the coding sequence ATGGGGTCTGAAGTGCGGTTTCACCTGCTCGGACCGCTGACGGTGACGGTCGGCGGGCGGGCGCTGGCCCTCGGCGGGGCCAAGCAGCGGGCCCTGCTCGCGCACCTGCTGCTCAACGCGAACCGGACGGTCTCGCCCGGGCAGCTGGTCGACACGCTCTGGCCGCGCGAACCCCCGACGTCGGCCACCGCCAACCTGCAGACCTACGTGTGGCGGCTGCGCCGGCTGCTGCCCGGCACCGCCGTCCTGCGCACCCACGACCCGGGCTACTCGCTGGCGGTCGACCCGGCCGACGTCGACGCCCACCGGTTCGCCCGGCTCGTCGCGGACGCCGCCCGCGCGGCCGAGGGCGGCGCACCCGAGACGGCGCTGGCGCTGCTGGCCGAGGCCGAAGCCCTGTGGCGCGGCGATCCCTTGGAGGACCTGCCGACCGCGCCCGCGTGGGACGCCGAGCTCGGCCGGCTGGTGGAGAACCGGCTGGCCGCCGTCGAAGAGCGGCTCGCGCTGCAGGTCCGGCTGGGCCGGCACGATCCGGCGATCGCCGAGCTCACCGTGCTGCTGGCCGAGCACCCGTACCGCGAGCGGCTCTGGCAGCAGTACCTGCTCGCGCTGACCGGCGCGGGCCGCCGGGCCGAGGCGTTGCAGGCGTACGCGACCGCGCGCGAACGGCTCGTCACCGAACTCGGCGTCGAACCCGGGCCGGAGCTGCGGGCGCTGCAGGCGGCGATCCTGACCGGCGAGCCGCTGCCCGGGCCCGCCTCGCCGGCCCCGGTCCGGCAGCTGCCCGCGGATCTCCCCGACTTCACCGGCCGCGAGGAGTACGTCCGGGACCTGTCCGCCGCCCTCGGGGCGGGGCCGGCGCCGGTCGTGCTGACCGGCGCGCCCGGCACCGGGAAATCGGCGCTGGCGATGCACGTCGCCCACGGCCTCGCACCCCGGTTCCCGGACGGCCAGCTCTACGTCGACCTCGCCGGCACGGGCGCCCCGCGCGACCCGGCCGAGGTGCTCGCCGACTTCCTGCACGCGCTGGGCGTCACCGGGAACACCGTGCCGTCCGGGCTCGGCCAGCGGGCGGCGGTGTTTCGCTCGCGCCTGGCCGGGCGCCGGGTGCTGCTGGTGCTCGACGACGCGGCGACCGCCGCGCAAGTCCGCCCGCTGCTGCCCGCGGACGCCGGCTGCGCCGTGCTGGTCACCACCCGCGGGCGGCTGCCGGAGCTGGCCGGCGCGAAACACGTCGAGCTGCCGGTGTTCGGCGAACGCGAGGCCACGCGGCTGCTGGCCGAACTGGCGGGGCCGGAGCGGGTGGCGGGCGAACCCGCGGAGGCGGCGGCGATCGTGCGGTGCTGCGGGTACCTGCCGCTGGCGATCCGCATCGCCGGCGCGCGGCTGGCCGGGCGGCAGGCGTGGAGCCTGCGCACGCTGCACGACCGGCTGGCCGACGAGTCGAGCAGGCTGAGCGAGCTGCGCGTCGGCGATCTGGGCGTCCGGCCGAGCTTCGAGCTGAGCCTGCGCCAGCTGCCCCCGGCCGCGCGGACGGCGTTCGGCCGGTCGGCGGTGCTGGGCGCGCAGGACTTCCCGAGCTGGGTGGTCGACGCGCTGCTGGACCGCGCGGGCACGCACGACGTCCTCGACGTGCTCGTCGACGCCAACCTGGTGTCGCTGACCGGGCGGGACGCGAGCGGGCAGCCCCGGTACCGGCTGCACGACCTGTTGCGCTGCTACGCGAGCGAACTGCTGGCGGAGGAACCCGTTCCGGACGCGCCGCTCACCCGCGTGCTGTCGGTGCTCCTGGCACTGGCGAAGACGGCGGCGGCCGGCCTGCCACCGGCGTTCGGCGCGATGACCGGGCCGCCGGTGCCTTCGGGCGCGGTCCCGCACGGGCTGGTGACCGACCCGCTGGGCTGGTTCACCGCGGAGCGCAAGCTGCTGGCGGCGGCGGTCCAGCTGGCGGCGGACGCGGCCTGGCGGAGCTGTCCTGGCAGCTGA
- a CDS encoding helix-turn-helix transcriptional regulator, with protein sequence MSRPLYQVKAEFFKTLGHPARIRILELLSEREHAVSELLTDVGIEPANMSQHLAVLRRAGLVVTRKEGSAVHYSLTSADVAELLAVARKILTEVLSGQVELLGDLRTPSVAARRPEA encoded by the coding sequence CGCTGTACCAGGTCAAGGCCGAGTTCTTCAAGACGCTCGGGCACCCGGCGCGGATCCGGATCCTCGAGCTGCTCAGCGAGCGCGAGCACGCGGTGTCGGAACTGCTGACCGACGTCGGGATCGAGCCGGCGAACATGTCGCAGCACCTCGCCGTGCTGCGCCGGGCCGGGCTGGTCGTCACCCGCAAGGAGGGCTCCGCCGTCCACTACTCGCTGACCAGCGCGGACGTCGCGGAGCTGCTCGCGGTGGCCCGGAAGATCCTGACCGAGGTGCTCAGCGGCCAGGTCGAGCTGCTCGGCGACCTCAGGACGCCGTCGGTCGCCGCGCGCCGGCCGGAGGCGTGA